CCATGAATCACAGTTCCTAGTgttttaattgtaaaaaaaaaataataataaaataataaacttttgaattttaacttTGTTACCCGCTATCGTTCCGTTATTACGAAAACGTAGTAACAGCTCCATTGCTAACGCTAGCATGTGACTAGAAAAAAATACTATACGTTCCAATTTTAGAAATTGGTATGATGTTATCCCTTGTTATGGTGAACTTAAATAAGTTGTAGTTAATTAGTGAGTGAATGATGTATTTGCCAACTAAAAAGTTATCCGtcagactttaaaaaaattcaactcatCAGTTATAGTGACGAATTGTTAAACCAGGGTACAGCGTGCATTCTTGTACAACATGTGACAAGCCGATCGCTCGCCTACTAAGTTAGAACAATGTGCAAAAATATAATCTAATGGAAATAGGTAGGGAAACACGATTTGGCAGCATATGTGGCTCCAAATATGTGTACCTACACGTCTGTATTCttggaggaaagaaagaagaggaagaaagttGGATCTAATAGGAAGAAGCCTTTTTTTAACACGTTGCACTAGGTTAATTGACTTTTGATTTGGGTTTGGACTTGGATTGACGCATCAAACCAGGGATGATTTCAGAAAACGTCAACGTTCcgccaaaaaccaaaacagtGCCGAACCAATGAAGTAATGTGAATGGGTTTTGAAAGTACCAAATGCTGAAAAGCAATGATACAAATTTTCTCAAGGTAACGATTAACGTAACGGCAAGAGATGAACACTCCGTAGTAAGGACGAAAACAGCATTGATGCAGACGGATCTGAATAcgaatgaaaattaattaatgttGTTTCTGTGAAAGTGATAGCAACAGTAACTGAAAGAATATTAATATTTGTCCTCTTACTGTGTCAGAACATTTCCCAACAGGTATATCCACATCCTTGGCAGGACATTCAGAAGAGGAATTACACTCAAAACGGTAGAATCAAGGGGTGCGCTCATGTTTGCAACCCCGACATGCTTAGAAATATCAGTGAACAATAGTAAAAATCCAGGCAACGGAAGGGCATGCtacaaaatattgaaatttcattattaattgcctagcttatttatttttgtaagtCAAGTCGGAGCTATAGTAACACTGCTACCATAGCTCTGGTCCAGTTTATGGTTATTTGATGGATGTCAGTAAAAGCtgaaattctaaaattttaaaaaggattTGCTTACCGTAAAAAAAAGTGCTTCGCGCGGGTGTTTTCCGAATTTTGAATACATTACTTCTTGCATTATAcctgaagaaaaaatgagatCATTATATGACAACCATTTCCGATGTAATTTTCAAAGCGATATTATTATCACAATTTTCAATTACCCATTCTGGCTGACATGAAAAGGGCAAACGTCAACAAAGATATTCCTAAAAGAATATGAATTATTAGTGATTGAATCTTATATGCTGACACAatgttctttttaaatatttacctaCAATCCACCAAACAAAGTCTCCTAATGAAGTGATCTGGTTTTCAGAATCACTGTGGCTCTATTTTAAAGAAACAGATTGGAAACATAAAATgataatgtgttttttaaatctctatcCATACCAGTTCTTTGGCAGAAGCTATAGTGCAAACACAAATCCCTACACTGATCATGAAAACTGACAAATATTTCATGGTTGAGTAACGTTTTTTCAGGATTAAAATACCTGCAATTAAATcagattaattttttcaattttacatATAACTTAAAataagcctttaaaatcacctAAAACCATGTTGGCCAAAAGGGATCCAGCCCGAAAGATCATATGTAAAGGAAGAGCAATATTAAAACTCAGTGCATAATTATTTGTCACGgatacaacaaaaaacatcaaCACCATTTTAAGATATTCCCTGTTAGATGCAgatattataaaattattttatgtctTCAATATGCACAAGTGCAGAAATTTCATCCTTACGTAAATGGAacttgggttttttttgttccaaatCTCATTGTTGTGATAAATCCCTCCACTGCAATCACCAAAAACTGAGCAAATGTTATTAGATTTCCAGATCCAGGATCTTCCCTGCAATTATTTAAATCAATGTAATGAATTATGTCGACAACATTGACTAGAAACAGAAAGAGGCCTACTTGATTAAGAGCtcaaggaaaaaaacatttgaacaaCATCCGACGAAAACAAGTAATCCGGCAATAAGAGACTtcattttcccaataaatcaACGGTTTTCTCGGTGCTCTGAAAAGGAATGTCACGTAATGTGCATGTCCCTCCGTTACTCTTGATTCACACTGCaatgaggaaataaaaaaacttcagGTTTTGATGGTTTCATTTGAGAAAGTGTACAAGTAGGGCGAAAAGCCAACCAACTATCAGTGGTTGATAGGATGATAGCCAAAGTTTCGTCTGCTTTCTAATTACGTGTTTTCATTGGTTGTTGCCATATTTTCTTTCCGCTCAATTGAATTCACCGAAGTTTGAATTTTGCCATGTCATGAAGTCACGGACTCGCGGTAGAATCAGGTCATGATCATGGTTTTATGAAGCCCATGACTTGGCACTTTCCTAAATTTCTCACATTGCAttcgtttctatttgattaAAGTTGTCGACAATTTGTTTAACTGTTCACTTGTGCACACGGCACGGTTATCAAGGCCCCTTTCATTCAGGCTCGGGACGGAATGTCGCAAAACATGAGACTCAATCACTCAACTGGAAAACACTTATTAATTTGAAGAAGTAAATTTTGTAAGGTTGCTATAAATATGTTTCAACAGGAAGTTACTactacatttatttttctgcatgcttttctatccttttttttccgtgATCAGAGCTATAGTACCCGGCACTGTAGGCACTCTGccgagtattttttttattgtaataaaCTTTTAATTGTCAGTCAACGGCTCAACGCTGATATATCTTATTTTCTAAGACCTGGAATATAATTAGGTACATTTACATTGACATAATGAAAACATAACAGCGAAGTCAAGGTTTCATTACATGGCATAATATACGCACGTCAATGCTGAACTGCGATTTCATTTaatcattattatttactCTTTCAAAATAACTTTCATATTTTATGGAAAAAATAGCAACTATTGCATttgtgaaattaaatttaagcagCTACAGGATTATAGATTTCTGTTCAAACGATTACAAATTAGTGAAAAGATTTATTGGAttcccaaaattcaaaaattacttGTTACAACATTCCAAGTTGTCTTTCAATCATGACATGTGGCTGTCCCATGATTTCTGAGTCTTGCTGATTGTTCAAGAAAtcttcaaattcaattgttgAATCTTTGCCTAAATATGAAAGAAATAACAGGCCTTAACACTAATCTACAAGCAAAATAGTTAACTAGTTACCAGTCAGTGCATCAAGCATGGCATTGTGACGATGAAGGCACGGCAAATGTCCAATATCCTTCACGGCAAGTTTTTCCATGTGAAGACGGATAGGAGCATGCAGGCCTTGCATAGTTCTCAACATTCTCAtatcaatttcttcttgtttcaggGAATGctacatcaaaatgaaaaatgaaaaaaatgacatGACACACATTAtaacaatacaaaaaataccTTAGCCAGAGCTGCTTCCAATGGATGAGCAGTGGTGATGGTATCCAAAGTACGGCTTTTTCTTACACTGAATGTTAAAAACTgttgaaataacttttttttaaattttgttggaCACAATCCTACCCAAAAAGCATAGCATCCTTGACATCATAGTTGGCTTCAACACCAATGAGGCAATCTGTGTTGACTGGTCTTTCCTAAAAGAGAAATACAATTACTAATTAAAAAACACACATTTCATTTGAGGTAGTTATAATCATATTAAACGGTGAGTGGCATTACCATTATGAAGAACTTTAATAGAAAATTTCGACAACGAATGACAAGCACAAAGTGAGCTGACGACTTTACTGATCTGAAATGCGTGGTTGCCGCACTGAAGATTTAagcgaaaaatcaatttttctgcaatctgaatttgattttgcATTGTCGCGTCACTTGTCAGCATTGACGAtttattgtaatttttcgataataataagaaaagttattaaaataaataaaggttTCTTGTTAAGCGAAAAAATTAACCGATTTCCCAAGTGTATGCAGTATAATTcattcgaaataaaaaagaaccacTTGGCTACATGTCAACTACACTTCCCGCTAGCTACTTGCCCATTTAttcccttttaaaaaatatttttctattttgtttcctTAGCGTCGTGTAGTGTTGAGGCCTGTCAGTCGTATTGCTAACATTCAACGTCGAACAGTCAACATTCACGAACGAAGGCCGAAAGAATAAGGTGAAGGGACCTTTTCTGTTTGTCACGTTCACGTCAGAACTGGAGTGCTGGAGTGTGCGGCCAGCGAGTTGGCGGGCCTGTGAGTGTAGCCAGCAACTGCAATGAAAACGGGATTTCCCTCCGAGAAATACGTCTAAACTTGGTCATTCGTCCGCAGGGCGCAATCTACACTCCACGCAAGTCGTTGGTGGCCCGGCTCGGATGGAGAAGCGCAAAAACCTTTGAAGCAAACATTGTGAACGGCAGCTCTCTACTTCCATCGCAAAcaaacgatttaaaaaaagcgaCGAAAAACTAGACAAGTTGGTGTTTCGAATAATGTGAAAACTTGTAAGTTCCCCATTTCTTACTTTTGACATGTTGACCATAATTTATTCGTTTCATTTCGAATGATAACTTTGTTGGCGTACATATTCACCACAGTTGGCAGATAGTTCAAGTGACCTAGTTCCAGTACTGTTACATAGACGTAAACATTTACTTAACGTGTCGACGTAAATGTCGTTAACAGCAGATTTACACTTGATTGCCTGTGCCATCACAGAAATACATGttgccattttaaaaattaaattaaactatttgaaatttgaataaaggtCATTCATCCGAGTCAAGAATGGATCTCCTGTTTGCTGGACTAATAGCCTTAGGAGTAGCTGTGGCAGTGGTTGTCATTTTGAAAAGTCTCTGCTTTCTGAGTGAATGTTTGAGCACCCGCTGTAATCACCCAATGATGGGATCTCGGATGCCGCTCGACTATGCCCAGGCAATGGCTGTTGCTCCTAGGCTCAACAGTGGAGATGTGCAACAGTTGGGCGGGATAGGCCAGCGTTTTCCCGAAGGGCTCTACGTCATTTGCGTCAACTCGTCTAATAATGCCCCCAAATTCGTCGTCAATCATCACCAGCAACACGCAACTGCTGCTCTGGAAACGAGTGAACCAGATGTGGAATCACCACCGACCTATGAAGAAGCCATGAGTCTTATCAATCCTGATGGCAGTAATCCTGATTGTCATAATGCTACTTGTCATTCCTCTCAACTTTGTTGCCACTCCGACATGTAAGAGAGAGGAGCAACACATGTTGTTCgagttgtaattttttttttcagttttgattAAATTCTCAATCAAGGGCTGATGTAACGTCACCGTTTGTACACATTTCAAAGCGATACCAGAAGATTATGTACTCTCCATTTCCGTGTAAACTTAACTGATTCTGTTCTAATATACATACGAAATACCAAGTGTCCATTCATAGCCATGGTATTTATTGTTGAGAAATAAATTAATGACCAACCCAAAGATGGTCACATTTTATACACTCTAAGGAGTGTAGTATTTGACATGGACTACAAGTCGGTTGATTAGTTTCTGATCCAGCAACTGACATGATAGCAGGCACTCCCTGCCATTGATTCAGCCTTGATTTAATGAGATTCCACTCGCTCTTTATTAAaaaaggcaatgcaccattttTCATGTTTCGCTGAATAACCTAATCTACTCCGCCAAGAATGTGTATAGAATTTTATCTTCGTTACAAAAACCGATGGCAATGTAGacggaaaatgaaaagacCCATTTTTCGTGTGCGTCACATACATAAGTAAAAGACATGCTGTGATCAGGATGATTAGTTGGTTTGATGTAAAATAACCCAAAGTCGATGAATAACGAGTTAATCCGGTTTCCATTGATACAGCGGGTCTTTTGACAACTTTTTCGCAGTAGTTTTCTTCTAAATAACGAGTTTCTATGTGCGTCATTTGAACATATGGTAAAGAAACTTGTTACATGCCAATTCCAGTCGCTCGAATCGTTTGAAAATCGACTGCGCAATTTTCCAATATCGAGTTTTTAAACGGAAACTATTgtatagttttcttttttaaattggtttGGCTGATCTAATCCCATTCCAATATGTTTTAAGGTACGAGTATATAGCTTTTCTCTAGCGTAGTCTCAAATGAAAGTCACTGGATACTTTCACACGCTGGTGCAGCGAAATTATCCAATGAAACTGCATGTGCCCTAAATAGTTACATGACAGCTACTGTTGGATTGGAATGGCGTGACAAGTGGAAATGTTTgtcgtcgctgctgctg
The sequence above is drawn from the Daphnia pulicaria isolate SC F1-1A chromosome 1, SC_F0-13Bv2, whole genome shotgun sequence genome and encodes:
- the LOC124349620 gene encoding proteasome maturation protein-like, whose amino-acid sequence is MERPVNTDCLIGVEANYDVKDAMLFGVRKSRTLDTITTAHPLEAALAKHSLKQEEIDMRMLRTMQGLHAPIRLHMEKLAVKDIGHLPCLHRHNAMLDALTGKDSTIEFEDFLNNQQDSEIMGQPHVMIERQLGML
- the LOC124348427 gene encoding UDP-xylose and UDP-N-acetylglucosamine transporter-like, whose translation is MKSLIAGLLVFVGCCSNVFFLELLIKEDPGSGNLITFAQFLVIAVEGFITTMRFGTKKTQVPFTEYLKMVLMFFVVSVTNNYALSFNIALPLHMIFRAGSLLANMVLGILILKKRYSTMKYLSVFMISVGICVCTIASAKELSHSDSENQITSLGDFVWWIVGISLLTFALFMSARMGIMQEVMYSKFGKHPREALFFTHALPLPGFLLLFTDISKHVGVANMSAPLDSTVLSVIPLLNVLPRMWIYLLGNVLTQSVCINAVFVLTTECSSLAVTLIVTLRKFVSLLFSIWYFQNPFTLLHWFGTVLVFGGTLTFSEIIPGLMRQSKSKPKSKVN
- the LOC124349542 gene encoding uncharacterized protein LOC124349542; this translates as MDLLFAGLIALGVAVAVVVILKSLCFLSECLSTRCNHPMMGSRMPLDYAQAMAVAPRLNSGDVQQLGGIGQRFPEGLYVICVNSSNNAPKFVVNHHQQHATAALETSEPDVESPPTYEEAMSLINPDGSNPDCHNATCHSSQLCCHSDM